A window of the Bacteroides thetaiotaomicron VPI-5482 genome harbors these coding sequences:
- a CDS encoding sodium-translocating pyrophosphatase, protein MDSILFWLVPVASVLALCFAYYFHKQMMKESEGTPQMIKIAAAVRKGAMSYLKQQYKIVGCVFLGLVILFSIMAYGFHVQNVWVPIAFLTGGFFSGLSGFLGMKTATYASARTANAARNSLNSGLRIAFRSGAVMGLVVVGLGLLDISFWYLLLNAVIPADALTPTHKLCVITTTMLTFGMGASTQALFARVGGGIYTKAADVGADLVGKVEAGIPEDDPRNPATIADNVGDNVGDVAGMGADLYESYCGSILATAALGAAAFIHSADTVMQFKAVIAPMLIAAVGILLSIIGIFSVRTKENATVKDLLGSLAFGTNLSSVLIVAATFLILWLLQLDNWIWISCAVVVGLLVGIVIGRSTEYYTSQSYRPTQKLSESGKTGPATVIISGIGLGMLSTAIPVIAVVVGIIASFLLASGFDFSNVGMGLYGIGIAAVGMLSTLGITLATDAYGPIADNAGGNAEMAGLGAEVRKRTDALDSLGNTTAATGKGFAIGSAALTGLALLASYIEEIRIGLTRLGTVDLSMPNGDVVSTANATFVDFMNYYDVTLMNPKVLSGMFLGSMMAFLFCGLTMNAVGRAAGHMVDEVRRQFREIKGILTGEAEPDYERCVAISTKGAQREMVIPSLIAILAPIATGLIFGVTGVLGLLIGGLSTGFVLAIFMANAGGAWDNAKKYVEEGNFGGKGGEVHKATVVGDTVGDPFKDTSGPSLNILIKLMSMVAIVMAGLTVAWSLF, encoded by the coding sequence CTCTGTTTTGCTTATTACTTCCATAAGCAGATGATGAAAGAGAGTGAAGGTACTCCCCAAATGATAAAAATAGCCGCTGCGGTACGCAAGGGAGCTATGTCTTATCTGAAACAACAGTACAAGATTGTAGGTTGTGTTTTCCTTGGGCTGGTTATTTTGTTTTCAATTATGGCTTATGGCTTTCATGTTCAGAATGTGTGGGTTCCCATAGCTTTCCTGACGGGTGGTTTCTTCTCCGGTCTTTCCGGTTTCCTGGGTATGAAGACGGCAACCTATGCTTCGGCACGTACGGCGAATGCGGCACGCAATTCATTGAACTCCGGACTGAGAATCGCTTTCCGCAGTGGTGCGGTAATGGGACTCGTTGTAGTCGGACTGGGGTTGCTCGATATATCTTTCTGGTATCTGTTGCTGAACGCGGTGATTCCCGCCGACGCACTGACACCGACTCATAAACTTTGCGTAATCACTACCACGATGCTGACGTTCGGTATGGGAGCTTCCACACAGGCGCTCTTTGCCCGTGTAGGTGGCGGTATATATACAAAAGCTGCCGACGTAGGCGCCGACCTTGTGGGTAAGGTAGAAGCCGGAATTCCCGAAGACGATCCGCGAAACCCTGCCACCATTGCCGATAATGTAGGCGATAACGTAGGCGACGTGGCAGGTATGGGAGCCGACTTGTACGAATCTTATTGCGGTTCTATCCTGGCGACTGCCGCATTGGGTGCTGCCGCCTTTATACATTCGGCAGATACGGTCATGCAGTTCAAAGCAGTTATTGCCCCGATGCTGATTGCTGCGGTAGGTATTCTGCTTTCCATTATCGGCATCTTCTCCGTGCGCACCAAAGAAAATGCGACGGTGAAAGATTTGCTCGGCTCGCTGGCATTCGGAACAAACCTGAGTTCCGTGCTGATTGTGGCTGCTACCTTCTTAATCCTGTGGCTCTTACAGTTGGACAACTGGATTTGGATTTCATGCGCTGTCGTAGTCGGCCTGTTGGTCGGCATTGTGATCGGACGTTCTACCGAATATTATACTTCCCAGTCGTATCGCCCTACTCAGAAACTGAGTGAAAGCGGAAAGACTGGACCTGCCACCGTCATTATCTCCGGTATCGGTCTGGGTATGCTTTCTACGGCTATTCCCGTGATTGCGGTAGTGGTGGGTATCATTGCCTCCTTCCTGCTTGCTTCCGGTTTCGATTTTTCCAACGTGGGTATGGGACTCTACGGTATCGGTATTGCCGCTGTCGGTATGCTGTCCACATTAGGAATCACACTGGCTACGGACGCTTACGGCCCGATTGCTGATAATGCAGGCGGTAATGCCGAAATGGCCGGTCTGGGTGCCGAAGTCCGCAAGCGTACCGATGCGCTCGACTCTTTGGGAAATACAACCGCGGCAACCGGAAAAGGTTTTGCTATCGGTTCCGCTGCATTGACCGGACTGGCTTTGCTGGCATCCTATATCGAAGAAATCCGTATCGGTCTGACCCGTTTGGGGACAGTAGACCTGAGTATGCCGAACGGCGATGTTGTCTCAACCGCCAATGCTACCTTTGTCGATTTCATGAACTATTACGACGTGACGCTGATGAATCCGAAAGTTCTTTCCGGTATGTTCCTCGGTTCGATGATGGCGTTCTTGTTCTGTGGATTGACGATGAATGCGGTCGGCCGCGCAGCCGGACACATGGTAGATGAGGTGCGTCGTCAGTTCCGTGAGATCAAAGGCATTCTGACAGGAGAAGCCGAGCCGGATTATGAACGTTGTGTGGCTATCTCAACCAAGGGTGCGCAGCGCGAAATGGTGATTCCGTCGCTGATTGCTATCCTTGCGCCTATCGCTACCGGATTAATCTTCGGAGTGACCGGAGTACTGGGACTGCTGATCGGCGGTTTGAGCACAGGTTTTGTGCTGGCTATCTTTATGGCCAATGCAGGCGGTGCGTGGGATAATGCGAAGAAATATGTAGAAGAGGGGAACTTTGGAGGCAAAGGCGGTGAAGTGCATAAGGCAACCGTAGTAGGCGATACTGTGGGCGACCCGTTTAAGGATACTTCCGGCCCGAGTCTGAATATTTTAATCAAGCTTATGAGCATGGTAGCCATTGTGATGGCAGGGCTTACCGTCGCCTGGAGTTTGTTTTAA
- a CDS encoding ribonuclease HII → MLLPYLNKDLIEAGCDEAGRGCLAGSVYAAAVILPKDFKNELLNDSKQLTEKQRYALREVIEKEALAWAVGVVSPEEIDEINILRASFLAMHRAVDQLSVRPQHLLIDGNRFNKYPDIPHTTVIKGDGKYLSIAAASILAKTYRDDYMNRLHEEYPFYDWNKNKGYPTKKHRAAIAEHGTTPYHRMTFNLLGDGQLNLNF, encoded by the coding sequence ATGCTACTACCTTATTTAAATAAAGACCTGATAGAAGCCGGCTGCGATGAGGCCGGCCGCGGTTGCCTGGCAGGATCAGTGTATGCCGCTGCCGTCATTCTTCCTAAAGATTTCAAGAATGAGCTGCTGAATGATTCGAAGCAACTGACCGAGAAGCAACGCTACGCACTTCGTGAAGTGATAGAGAAAGAAGCGCTGGCATGGGCGGTAGGAGTGGTGTCGCCCGAAGAGATAGACGAGATAAACATTCTCCGCGCCTCCTTTCTGGCGATGCACCGGGCTGTCGATCAGCTCTCTGTCCGTCCTCAGCATTTGCTGATCGACGGAAACCGTTTCAATAAATATCCTGACATTCCTCATACTACCGTGATAAAAGGAGACGGAAAATACCTCTCGATAGCCGCCGCTTCTATACTGGCTAAAACCTACAGAGATGATTATATGAATCGTCTTCACGAAGAATATCCGTTTTATGACTGGAATAAGAATAAAGGATACCCGACTAAAAAACATCGTGCCGCCATCGCCGAACATGGAACGACCCCTTACCACCGAATGACCTTCAATCTGCTTGGTGACGGGCAGTTGAACCTGAATTTCTGA
- a CDS encoding DUF5723 family protein, translating into MTTSRLYASKKFMGALLLMMGFVLPANAQFLRTSYFMEGTHYRMQLNPALAPTSGYFNIPAIGSLNVSASSNSLGTQDIIDIIDNSDGFYNNQKFMNRLSNDNRLNVNVNTDILSFGWYKGKNFWSVNVGARVDLGAQIPKSMFSFLHDIDQDGFSWNNSKFDIGKEELNINAYTEVGIGYARAINDRLSVGGKFKVLLGMGNLNLKVDGMNVDANLPLNINDITDVNQIRDYHAKMKVNARLESSFKGMDLVENTSDPDPRKHYIDDFDFNGFGIAGYGGAIDLGASYKILDNLTVSASVLDLGFIKWSKGSTSVATAKGSMDYDGKDYALTPEGLEDFQRDAQDFMNRVEGGDVLNYEMLQLQKEDVVESRTTSLHSTVVIGAEYELLDKWLAIGALSTTRFTKPKTQTEITLSANIRPKSWLNAAISYSMIQSAGKSFGLAVKLGPLFIGTDYMFFGKSTKTVNGFVGISVPLGGKKSSKEG; encoded by the coding sequence ATGACAACAAGCAGACTTTATGCATCTAAGAAGTTCATGGGGGCTTTACTTCTTATGATGGGTTTTGTTTTACCTGCCAATGCGCAGTTTTTACGTACTTCATATTTTATGGAAGGTACTCATTATCGTATGCAGTTGAATCCGGCTTTGGCACCGACTAGCGGATATTTTAATATTCCGGCAATTGGTTCGTTGAATGTATCGGCAAGTTCAAATTCTTTGGGTACACAAGATATTATAGATATTATTGATAATAGTGATGGTTTCTATAATAATCAGAAATTCATGAATCGTTTGTCTAATGATAACCGGTTGAATGTCAATGTCAATACGGATATTCTCTCTTTCGGATGGTATAAAGGAAAGAACTTTTGGTCGGTTAATGTAGGTGCCCGTGTAGATTTAGGTGCTCAGATACCTAAGTCCATGTTTAGCTTCTTGCACGATATTGATCAAGATGGTTTCAGTTGGAATAATTCAAAATTTGATATTGGAAAGGAAGAATTGAATATAAATGCTTATACTGAAGTTGGTATTGGTTATGCCCGCGCTATTAATGATCGCTTGTCAGTAGGTGGTAAATTTAAGGTATTACTTGGTATGGGTAACTTGAATTTGAAGGTAGACGGAATGAATGTAGATGCGAATTTGCCACTAAACATTAACGATATTACTGATGTCAATCAGATTCGTGATTATCATGCTAAAATGAAAGTAAATGCGCGTCTTGAGAGCTCTTTCAAAGGAATGGATTTGGTGGAAAATACGAGTGATCCTGATCCTCGGAAACACTATATTGATGATTTTGATTTTAACGGATTTGGCATTGCAGGTTATGGTGGTGCCATCGATTTAGGGGCATCTTATAAGATTCTTGATAATTTGACAGTGTCTGCTTCTGTGTTGGATTTGGGTTTTATCAAGTGGTCAAAGGGGAGTACAAGTGTTGCAACAGCTAAAGGAAGTATGGATTATGATGGCAAAGACTATGCACTTACTCCGGAAGGGTTAGAGGATTTCCAGCGGGATGCCCAAGATTTTATGAATCGTGTGGAAGGTGGGGATGTTTTGAATTACGAAATGCTCCAACTGCAAAAAGAAGATGTTGTTGAGTCTCGTACCACTTCTCTTCATTCTACAGTAGTAATTGGTGCTGAGTATGAACTGTTGGATAAATGGTTGGCGATTGGTGCTCTTTCCACTACCCGCTTCACTAAGCCGAAAACTCAGACTGAAATTACACTTTCGGCTAATATTCGTCCGAAAAGTTGGTTGAATGCGGCAATCAGTTATTCTATGATTCAGAGTGCTGGTAAATCATTTGGTTTGGCTGTGAAACTTGGGCCTTTGTTTATCGGTACGGACTATATGTTCTTTGGAAAAAGTACAAAGACAGTAAATGGATTTGTTGGTATTTCTGTGCCATTGGGCGGAAAGAAATCCAGTAAAGAAGGATAA
- a CDS encoding magnesium transporter CorA family protein, whose product MRTYLYCEAGFVEKPQWLPNCWVNVVCPDNDDFEFLTKTLNVPESFLNDIADTDERPRTDTEGNWLLTILRIPMQNGQNESLPFGTVPIGIITNNEIIVSVCYHNTDLLPDFIEHTRRKGIEVRNKLDLILRLIYSSAVWFLKYLKQINLDISAAEKELERSIRNEDLLRLMRLQKTLVYFNTSIRGNEVMIGKLQSIFQDTDFLDKELVEDVIIELKQAFNTVNIYSDILTGTMDAFASIISNNVNAIMKRMTSLSITLMIPTLIASFYGMNVDIHLEEMPYAFALIILCSVVLSTLAFIVFRKIKWF is encoded by the coding sequence ATGAGAACATATCTTTATTGTGAAGCTGGCTTTGTGGAAAAACCGCAATGGCTTCCTAACTGCTGGGTAAACGTAGTATGCCCGGACAACGATGACTTTGAGTTTCTGACTAAAACCCTGAACGTACCCGAATCATTTCTGAACGATATAGCCGATACAGACGAACGTCCGCGAACCGACACGGAAGGCAACTGGCTATTGACGATTCTGCGCATCCCGATGCAAAACGGTCAGAACGAAAGTCTTCCCTTCGGCACCGTACCCATCGGCATCATCACCAACAATGAAATCATTGTATCAGTCTGCTACCACAACACAGACCTGCTGCCGGACTTCATCGAACACACCCGCCGAAAGGGAATCGAAGTCCGCAACAAACTCGATCTGATTCTCCGGCTGATTTATTCGTCTGCCGTATGGTTTCTGAAATATCTGAAACAGATAAATCTGGATATCAGCGCCGCCGAAAAAGAACTGGAACGCAGTATCCGCAACGAAGACCTGCTCCGTCTGATGAGACTGCAGAAAACACTCGTTTACTTCAACACCTCCATCCGAGGAAATGAAGTAATGATCGGAAAGCTGCAAAGTATCTTTCAGGACACTGACTTTCTGGACAAGGAACTGGTAGAAGACGTGATTATCGAGTTGAAACAGGCATTTAATACCGTGAATATCTACAGCGATATCCTCACCGGAACGATGGACGCCTTTGCCTCTATCATCTCCAACAACGTGAATGCCATCATGAAACGCATGACCAGCCTTTCCATTACACTGATGATCCCGACATTGATAGCCAGTTTCTACGGAATGAATGTGGATATCCATCTGGAAGAGATGCCGTATGCCTTTGCACTGATTATCCTGTGCTCTGTCGTGCTGTCGACATTAGCGTTTATCGTATTCCGGAAAATCAAGTGGTTCTAA
- a CDS encoding ISAs1-like element ISBthe4 family transposase: MKQETKRRIEISNLHEFADSLILIDNRIERCKKHQASTIVLIAISAVICGADTWNSIEDFGKSKESFFAAKLSNFNGIPSHDTFNRFFSALDPLKFEESYRQWVQSILKCYSGHIAIDGKTIRGAYESEEDKRRRKQGVLPDSNTGKYKLHVISAFATELGISLGQLCTQEKENEIVVIPELLDMLCIKDCIITIDALGCQRTIAEKVIKGEGDYIFIVKDNQPKLKETVLSATESIVSKGTTVRFDKYETHEEGHGRNESRICYCCNDPGFLGADIRKKWKNIRSFGYIENTRNTNKGTTVEKRCFISSLEPDAQKILKNSREHWEIENNLHWQLDVNFHEDNTRRRNISALNFSVLAKIALATLRNNKREIPINRKRLIAGWDNEFLWELILHDL; this comes from the coding sequence ATGAAGCAAGAAACTAAAAGAAGGATTGAGATCAGCAACCTACATGAATTTGCTGATTCATTAATATTGATAGATAACCGGATAGAGCGTTGTAAAAAGCATCAGGCCAGTACCATTGTTCTTATTGCCATTTCTGCTGTTATATGTGGCGCTGATACTTGGAATTCAATAGAAGACTTTGGTAAAAGTAAAGAATCTTTTTTTGCAGCCAAGCTTTCCAATTTTAATGGCATCCCTTCTCATGATACATTTAATCGCTTTTTCTCGGCATTAGATCCTTTAAAATTTGAAGAATCTTATAGACAATGGGTCCAAAGCATTCTCAAATGTTATTCGGGTCATATAGCCATTGATGGTAAAACCATACGAGGAGCCTATGAATCCGAAGAGGACAAGCGTCGTCGTAAACAAGGAGTACTTCCTGATTCGAATACGGGAAAATACAAATTGCATGTTATTAGTGCATTTGCAACAGAACTGGGAATCTCCCTTGGACAGTTATGCACACAAGAAAAGGAAAATGAGATAGTTGTCATTCCTGAATTATTAGATATGTTGTGTATAAAAGATTGTATTATTACAATTGACGCTTTAGGATGCCAGCGTACAATTGCAGAGAAAGTCATAAAGGGAGAAGGTGACTACATTTTTATAGTGAAAGATAATCAACCGAAATTAAAGGAAACAGTACTGTCAGCAACAGAAAGTATTGTATCAAAAGGTACAACAGTACGATTTGACAAATATGAGACGCATGAGGAAGGACATGGCAGGAATGAGTCGAGAATCTGCTATTGCTGCAACGATCCCGGTTTTCTGGGAGCAGATATTAGAAAGAAGTGGAAAAATATACGGTCTTTTGGATATATTGAGAATACCAGAAATACAAACAAAGGCACTACAGTGGAAAAAAGATGTTTTATATCTTCCTTGGAACCTGATGCGCAGAAGATACTTAAAAATAGTAGAGAACACTGGGAAATTGAGAATAATCTACATTGGCAGTTGGATGTCAATTTCCATGAAGACAATACCAGAAGAAGAAATATATCAGCATTAAACTTCTCCGTACTGGCGAAAATTGCATTGGCCACATTGAGAAACAACAAAAGAGAGATACCAATCAATAGAAAAAGATTAATAGCAGGGTGGGATAATGAATTCTTATGGGAACTTATTTTACATGATTTATAA
- a CDS encoding TlpA family protein disulfide reductase, with protein MKTILLCMMLMLSGMLTAQTVDNPPFKARSGSIGNITRIERTPDGTRVYIHAIFRPHWWIKEEGDSYLEDAATGKKYQFKSAEGIELNKEVYMPDSGEMDYVLVFEALPEETQVIHLLSPSDTEGNTYDISLVPSSGKNVSPLAAIKGNWFKADDLNAWEYGIYDSVTIMDNRIFTNENIRKKGKRVEITVKDKRNGDIRTLLVTPQKDGSCQIQVNGEKNQLYTRQRGATKTIAADTGFQQFFHTDTTCLQGYIDGYDRRLGFDTGLIYLSNHITRQDYPTVIQIDEDGSFLCKFVIKHPVEQSVTLDNNWIPFYIEPGQTLTMYIDWEALLARSRARDYYFPIKNTAYMGPSASLSYLLKEFKSLIPYRYDDLSNARNKLTPSQYQEHMKPIVARWEHTADSLIQICRPSAKAARLIKNKADLQAGGLFFDFLMSRDYYAKQDTANQALKVKEEDSYYDFLKKMPLNDETVLADANASSFINRFEYMDAFRTAYNYHAPKAKDTISYTYPEESLLAFLKERGVKLNAEQEAIRLKQEKLAGTTVRIPLKELQEENDKVTGLYEKEEKLVLEYIDKQYKNKQSEQDMDRNFISMEQKTGHKKDSILARLYDVPDPLLWQIAKVRNLGFSLQNIKTRSIAREYVDSIKQKLTHPQLAEEAEYLFAKTHPKEKVNSYQLPEGKATDVFRNIIKNHPGKVLFVDFWATTCGPCRAGIEATADLRKKYKDHPEFEFIYITGQKDSPAGAYKQYVEKNLKGEASYYVTDSEFNYLRQLFRFNGIPHYELVLKDGSISKEKLGTHRIRKYLEEHFPVSGSAGQGENDQ; from the coding sequence ATGAAAACGATTCTACTCTGCATGATGCTCATGCTGTCGGGTATGCTCACAGCACAAACCGTCGACAATCCGCCATTCAAAGCCCGTTCGGGAAGTATTGGCAATATCACCCGTATAGAACGCACGCCCGATGGCACGCGTGTTTATATTCACGCCATCTTCCGTCCGCACTGGTGGATAAAGGAAGAAGGAGACAGTTATCTGGAAGATGCAGCCACCGGCAAGAAATACCAGTTCAAGAGTGCGGAAGGCATTGAGCTCAATAAGGAAGTGTATATGCCCGATTCGGGCGAGATGGACTATGTGCTCGTTTTCGAAGCTCTGCCGGAAGAGACGCAGGTCATCCATCTCCTCAGTCCGAGCGATACGGAAGGAAATACGTATGACATATCTTTAGTACCGTCCTCCGGCAAAAACGTTTCGCCGTTGGCGGCAATCAAGGGAAACTGGTTCAAGGCAGATGATTTAAACGCCTGGGAATACGGTATCTACGATTCTGTTACGATTATGGACAACCGGATATTTACCAACGAAAACATCCGCAAGAAAGGGAAGCGGGTGGAAATCACCGTCAAGGACAAGCGGAATGGAGACATACGCACCCTGCTGGTCACCCCGCAGAAAGACGGAAGCTGTCAGATACAAGTGAACGGAGAAAAGAATCAGCTGTATACCCGGCAAAGGGGAGCTACAAAGACAATCGCTGCCGACACAGGTTTCCAGCAGTTCTTCCACACAGACACCACCTGTCTGCAAGGGTATATAGACGGCTACGACCGCCGGCTGGGATTCGACACCGGACTCATCTATCTATCCAACCATATCACCCGCCAGGACTACCCGACTGTGATTCAGATAGACGAAGACGGCAGCTTCCTGTGCAAGTTTGTCATCAAGCATCCTGTGGAACAGTCGGTCACGCTTGACAACAACTGGATTCCATTCTATATCGAGCCCGGACAGACGCTTACCATGTATATCGACTGGGAAGCATTGCTGGCACGCAGCCGTGCACGCGACTATTATTTCCCGATCAAGAATACAGCCTACATGGGCCCGTCGGCTTCCCTCTCCTATCTGCTGAAAGAATTCAAGTCGCTGATCCCCTACCGTTACGATGATTTATCCAACGCGCGCAACAAACTGACTCCCAGCCAATATCAGGAGCACATGAAGCCGATTGTCGCCCGATGGGAGCATACAGCCGATTCACTTATTCAGATTTGCCGCCCATCGGCAAAAGCTGCCCGTCTGATCAAGAATAAGGCAGACCTGCAGGCAGGAGGCTTATTCTTCGACTTTCTGATGAGCAGAGATTATTATGCGAAGCAGGATACAGCCAACCAAGCCTTGAAAGTGAAAGAAGAAGATTCTTATTACGACTTCTTGAAGAAGATGCCGCTGAATGATGAAACAGTGCTCGCCGATGCCAATGCCAGCTCTTTTATCAACCGGTTTGAATATATGGACGCCTTCAGAACAGCCTATAATTATCATGCACCGAAAGCAAAGGATACCATCTCTTACACGTATCCGGAAGAATCGCTTCTCGCTTTTCTTAAAGAGAGAGGAGTAAAACTGAATGCAGAACAGGAGGCAATCAGACTGAAACAGGAGAAACTGGCAGGAACAACCGTCAGAATCCCCTTAAAAGAACTTCAAGAAGAGAATGACAAGGTGACAGGCTTATACGAAAAAGAAGAAAAACTAGTCCTGGAGTACATCGACAAGCAGTATAAAAACAAGCAGTCAGAGCAAGACATGGACAGAAACTTTATCTCGATGGAACAAAAAACCGGTCATAAGAAAGACAGCATTCTTGCCCGGCTATATGATGTGCCCGATCCTTTGCTTTGGCAAATAGCCAAAGTCCGCAACCTGGGTTTCAGCCTGCAGAATATCAAGACACGTTCCATTGCCCGTGAGTATGTGGACAGCATCAAGCAAAAGCTCACTCACCCACAATTGGCAGAAGAGGCCGAATATCTGTTCGCCAAAACGCATCCGAAGGAAAAAGTCAATTCCTATCAACTTCCGGAAGGCAAAGCCACCGACGTTTTCCGCAACATTATTAAGAATCATCCGGGAAAAGTCCTGTTCGTCGACTTCTGGGCAACAACCTGCGGACCTTGTCGCGCAGGAATAGAAGCGACGGCAGACCTGCGCAAAAAATACAAAGATCATCCGGAGTTCGAGTTCATCTATATCACCGGACAGAAAGACTCACCAGCCGGTGCATATAAGCAATACGTGGAAAAGAATCTGAAAGGAGAAGCCAGCTATTATGTCACCGACTCAGAGTTCAATTATCTGCGCCAACTTTTCCGCTTCAACGGCATTCCGCACTATGAACTTGTGCTAAAAGACGGCAGTATCTCCAAGGAAAAACTGGGGACGCATAGAATCAGAAAGTATTTGGAGGAGCACTTCCCCGTTTCCGGGTCTGCCGGACAGGGAGAGAATGATCAGTAA
- the gpmI gene encoding 2,3-bisphosphoglycerate-independent phosphoglycerate mutase has translation MSKKALLMILDGWGLGDQKKDDVIFNTPTPYWDYLMNNYPHSQLQASGENVGLPDGQMGNSEVGHLNIGAGRVVYQDLVKINRACADNSILQNPEIVSAFSYAKENGKSVHFMGLTSNGGVHSSMVHLFKLCDISKEYGIDNTFIHCFMDGRDTDPKSGKGFIEELSAHCEKSAGKIASIIGRYYAMDRDKRWERVKEAYDLLVNGQGKKATDMVQAMQESYDEGVTDEFIKPIVNANCDGTIKEGDVVIFFNYRNDRAKELTVVLTQQDMPEAGMHTIPGLQYYCMTPYDASFKGVHILFDKENVANTLGEYIASKGLNQLHIAETEKYAHVTFFFNGGRETPFDNEDRILVPSPKVATYDLKPEMSAYEVKDKLVDAINENKYDFIVVNFANGDMVGHTGIYEAIEKAVVAVDACVKDVIEAAKAQDYEAIIIADHGNADRALNEDGTPNTAHSLNPVPCVYVTGNKAAKVEDGRLADVAPTILKIMGLEAPADMNGQILIK, from the coding sequence ATGAGTAAGAAAGCCCTTTTAATGATCCTCGATGGTTGGGGACTAGGCGACCAAAAGAAAGACGACGTAATCTTCAACACTCCCACTCCTTACTGGGATTATCTGATGAACAATTATCCTCATTCCCAACTTCAGGCAAGTGGTGAGAACGTAGGTTTGCCCGACGGACAGATGGGTAACTCGGAAGTGGGTCACCTCAACATTGGTGCCGGACGTGTGGTTTATCAGGATTTGGTGAAAATCAACCGCGCATGTGCTGACAACAGCATCCTGCAGAACCCCGAAATCGTTTCTGCTTTCTCTTACGCGAAAGAAAACGGAAAGAGCGTTCATTTCATGGGACTGACTTCCAACGGTGGCGTACACAGCTCAATGGTTCATCTTTTCAAACTTTGCGACATCTCCAAAGAATACGGCATCGACAATACATTCATCCACTGCTTCATGGACGGTCGTGACACTGACCCGAAGAGCGGCAAGGGATTTATCGAAGAACTTTCTGCACACTGCGAGAAATCGGCAGGCAAGATCGCTTCTATCATCGGTCGTTATTATGCTATGGACCGTGACAAACGTTGGGAACGTGTGAAGGAAGCCTATGACCTGCTGGTAAATGGCCAGGGCAAGAAAGCTACTGATATGGTTCAGGCTATGCAGGAATCTTACGATGAAGGTGTAACGGACGAATTCATCAAGCCGATTGTAAACGCCAACTGCGACGGAACCATCAAAGAAGGTGATGTTGTTATCTTCTTCAACTACCGTAACGACCGTGCTAAAGAATTGACTGTCGTACTGACTCAGCAAGATATGCCGGAAGCGGGAATGCATACGATCCCGGGACTGCAATATTACTGCATGACTCCGTATGATGCATCCTTCAAAGGTGTTCACATCCTGTTCGACAAGGAAAACGTTGCTAACACACTGGGCGAATACATCGCTTCCAAGGGACTGAACCAGCTCCATATCGCTGAAACAGAGAAATATGCTCACGTTACTTTCTTCTTCAACGGCGGTCGTGAAACTCCGTTCGACAACGAAGACCGTATCCTTGTTCCATCTCCGAAAGTAGCCACTTACGACCTGAAACCGGAAATGAGCGCTTACGAAGTGAAGGATAAGCTGGTAGATGCCATCAACGAAAACAAATATGATTTCATCGTGGTGAACTTCGCTAACGGTGACATGGTAGGTCATACCGGTATCTACGAAGCAATCGAGAAGGCTGTTGTGGCTGTAGACGCTTGCGTGAAAGACGTAATCGAAGCTGCTAAGGCACAGGATTACGAAGCTATCATCATCGCCGACCACGGTAATGCTGACCGTGCCTTGAACGAAGACGGCACTCCGAATACGGCTCACTCTCTGAATCCGGTTCCTTGTGTTTACGTAACCGGAAACAAAGCTGCGAAAGTAGAAGACGGTCGCCTGGCTGATGTGGCTCCGACTATCCTGAAAATCATGGGGCTGGAAGCTCCGGCTGATATGAACGGTCAGATTTTGATTAAGTAA